From Melanotaenia boesemani isolate fMelBoe1 chromosome 12, fMelBoe1.pri, whole genome shotgun sequence, a single genomic window includes:
- the fkbp7 gene encoding peptidyl-prolyl cis-trans isomerase FKBP7: MMWKLLSCTLCFFMSSQLSFWSVWAAAAELDDVKVEVVFKPEECTQRSKRGDLINAHYDGYLAKDGSQFYCSRTDKAGHPQWFVLGVGQVIKGLDLGMVDMCVGEKRKVTIPSALAFGEKGKGPVPPNATVVFEVEVLSVSRGPRSMEAFGRVDLDKDRMLTKAEIKEYLKLEYEKDGKPRDDPFYEKIIADIFRKSDGDRDGLISAKEYNIYGHDEL; encoded by the exons ATGATGTGGAAGTTGTTGAGCTGCACACTGTGCTTCTTTATGTCTTCACAACTCAGTTTCTGGTCCGTTTGGGCCGCAGCAGCTGAGCTGGACGACGTGAAGGTTGAAGTTGTGTTTAAACCGGAGGAGTGCACtcagaggagcaagagaggagatCTGATCAACGCTCACTATGATGGGTATCTCGCCAAAGATGGTTCCCAGTTTTACTGCAG TCGGACAGACAAAGCTGGCCACCCTCAGTGGTTTGTGCTTGGTGTTGGACAGGTCATCAAGGGCCTAGATCTTGGGATGGTGGATATGTGTGTTGGAGAGAAACGAAAAGTTACTATTCCATCAGCCCTGGCATTTGGTGAAAAAGGCAAAG GTCCAGTGCCACCAAATGCTACTGTGGTTTTTGAGGTGGAGGTGCTCTCTGTGTCCAGAGGGCCACGCAGCATGGAGGCCTTTGGACGGGTAGACCTTGACAAAGACAGAATGCTCACGAAGGCAGAG ATTAAAGAATACTTGAAACTGGAGTATGAAAAGGATGGGAAGCCACGCGATGATCCGTTCTATGAGAAGATTATTGCTGATATATTCCGCAAGAGTGACGGTGACAGAGATGGGCTGATCAGTGCAAAGGAGTATAATATTTATGGACATGATGAGCTTTAG
- the glsb gene encoding glutaminase kidney isoform, mitochondrial isoform X3 yields the protein MLHFRVSTVLKELFEATRKRPIPISRQKTWLQTPHHCCFGSVSVDARAKSPQLKVLHVATNQPARGTAPCASLFRSYCVKTEGAAVELEEQLKKDGVANEESEKRRNAGILPSLEDLLFYTVAEGQEKIPAHKFLTALKATGLRTGDPRLKECMDTLKETLKKTSDGVTLDRHLFKKCVQSNIVLLTQAFRKKFVIPDFQSFTSHIDELYEKAKKLSGGQVADYIPQLAKFSPDLWAVSLCTVDGQRHTVGDTKVPFCLQSCVKPLKYAVAVHDHGTEYVHSFIGKEPSGLRFNKLFLNEDDKPHNPMVNAGAIVCTSLIKQNASNAEKFDYVMNFLKKMAGNEYVGFSNATFQSERESGDRNFAIGYYLKEKKCFPEGTDMTSILDLYFQLCSLEVTCESGSVMAATLANGGICPITGERVMSPEAVRNTLSLMHSCGMYDFSGQFAFHVGLPAKSGVAGGILLVVPNVMGIMCWSPPLDKLGNSVRGIQFCTDLVELFNFHNYDNLRHFAKKHDPRREGGDQRQHNFGPMDYESLQQELALKAPLWKKVSPTESNQDCSTTVVYRMDKVSE from the exons ATGTTACATTTTAGGGTTTCGACAGTCCTAAAGGAGTTGTTTGAAGCCACCCGCAAGCGTCCCATTCCCATCTCTAGACAGAAGACTTGGTTACAGACCCCTCACCATTGCTGCTTCGGTTCTGTCTCGGTTGATGCCAGAGCTAAATCACCTCAGCTGAAGGTTCTCCATGTCGCTACAAACCAACCGGCGCGCGGCACCGCGCCCTGCGCCTCCCTGTTCCGCTCCTACTGCGTGAAAACTGAAGGCGCTGCTGTGGAGCTGGAAGAACAGCTGAAGAAGGATGGCGTCGCCAACGAAGAAAGCGAAAA GAGAAGAAATGCAGGAATTCTCCCCAGTTTGGAGGATTTACTCTTCTACACAGTTGCAGAGGGTCAAGAGAAAATTCCTGCTCACAAATTCCTCACA GCACTTAAAGCTACCGGGCTTCGCACTGGAGATCCCCGCCTGAAGGAGTGCATGGACACCCTCAAGGAGACCTTGAAGAAGACTTCAGACGGGGTGACGCTCGACAGACATCTCTTTAAGAA gtgtgtccagagCAACATTGTCCTGCTCACTCAGGCCTTCCGCAAGAAGTTCGTCATTCCCGACTTCCAGTCCTTCACCTCCCATATTGACGAGCTTTATGAGAAAGCCAAAAAACTCTCTGGAGGACAG GTTGCAGACTACATTCCTCAGCTTGCCAAATTCAGCCCTGACCTTTGGGCAGTCTCTCTGTGCACGGTTGATGGACAGAG ACATACAGTGGGAGACACAAAGGTCCCCTTCTGTTTGCAGTCATGTGTGAAGCCCCTGAAGTACGCTGTCGCTGTTCACGACCACGGCACAGAGTATGTGCACAGTTTCATTGGGAAGGAGCCCAGCGGCCTCCGATTTAACAAGCTCTTCCTGAACGAAGACG ATAAACCCCACAACCCCATGGTGAATGCTGGAGCTATTGTTTGTACTTCTCTTATAAAG CAAAATGCAAGCAATGCCGAGAAATTTGACTAT gTCATGAATTTTCTGAAAAAGATGGCAGGAAATGAGTATGTGGGTTTCAGCAATGCCAC ATTCCAGTCGGAACGCGAGTCCGGAGACAGGAACTTTGCCATCGGCTActacctgaaagaaaaaaag TGTTTCCCAGAGGGAACAGACATGACATCCATACTGGACTTGTATTTTCAA CTATGCTCCTTAGAGGTGACCTGTGAGAGCGGCAGCGTCATGGCGGCAACGCTGGCGAATGGCGGCATCTGCCCAATCACGGGTGAGCGCGTAATGAGCCCGGAGGCGGTGAGAAACACCCTGAGTCTCATGCACTCCTGTGGCATGTACGACTTCTCAGGACAGTTTGCTTTCCAT GTCGGACTGCCGGCCAAGTCTGGCGTAGCGGGGGGTATCCTGTTGGTTGTACCCAACGTGATGGGCATCATGTGCTGGTCGCCTCCACTGGACAAGCTGGGCAACTCCGTCAGAGGAATCCAGTTCTGCACG GACTTGGTGGAGCTTTTTAACTTCCACAACTACGACAACCTGAGGCATTTTGCCAAGAAGCATGATCCTCGCAGAGAGGGAGGAGACCAGCGG CAGCACAACTTCGGACCCATGGATTACGAGAGCCTCCAACAGGAGCTAGCTCTGAAAGCTCCTCTGTGGAAAAAAGTGTCTCCCACTGAGTCAAACCAGGACTGCTCCACCACTGTAGTCTATAGGATGGACAAAGTCAGCGAGTGA